TGGCTGGTGCCAAGCCCTCGTTGGCAACTCCGACCAACGTCAACGACCAACTCGCCTCCGCAGACGATGATCTGGCTGGCGCCAACAAGAAGGTCAATGCCGCCCGCAAGGCGCTCGACGACGCAAAGGCCAAGCTGCCCAACGCCCAGACCCAGCTCGCTGCGGCGAAGGCTTCTGTCGCCGCGTCGCAGAAGGCTGCAGCGGCGGCGGCTGCCGCCTTGAACGCAGCCGAGAAGGCCGTTTCTTCCGCGCAGGCCGAGGTTGTCAAGATCGAGGCCGAGGTCGCGGCGTTGCGAGCGAGGATCGCGATGTTGGCCAGGGCCGTCTACACGTCCGGTGGTGGGTTCGAGGAGCTGCGCATCCTGCTCGACTCGTCGGATCCGGGCCAGTTTGCCGAGCGCATGGCGTCGATCAAACGGGTGTCCCGCGGAAACAATCAGACGCTGGGCCAACTTGCCGAAGCGACTGCATTGCTTGCCCGCAAGCTGACCGAAATGCGCAAACTCCAAGATGTCGCGCAACAGCGGCGCGACGATGCTGCAAAGCAAGTTCAGGTCACTGCGGCCGCGTTAAGCAGAACCGCCGATGCAAAGGCGACGGTCGACAAGCTGGTAGCCCAACAGGGTGCGGCGTTGAGGGTGGCGGCCGGACAACGTAACTCCGTCAAGGCCATGTACGACGCCTTGCTCGCCGAGCAGCGCAAGATCGCGCGCAAAGCGCGCGAGGAGCGGGCTCGAGAGAAGGCCCGCCAACAGCGGGACAAGAACTCGGCCGGGAATAGCAATGGCGCCAACTCTGGGGGCTCGTCCGGCGGGAGCTCCGGCGGCGGAAATTCCGGTGGCCACAAGGGTGGCGGGAACTCCGGTGGGAACTCCGGTGGGTCATCAGGTGGGCACCTCAGTTGGCCGACACCGGGAGTATCGGCCGGTGGACGGACCGGTTGGCGGGTCCATCCGGTGTACGGGTATCACTCGTGTCATACCGGTGACGACATCGGTGCTGGTGCTGGGACGCCGATTCACGCCGCCGCCGGCGGCCGTGTGATTTCCATTGACTACGGCGGCCCGTATGGGAACCACACGCTGATCAGCCACGGCGGCGGACTGTCGACGATGTATGCGCATCAGTCGCGAATCGTGGTTCGCAATGGCGAGAATGTCAGGCGCGGCGAGGTGATCGGCTACGTCGGATCGACGGGTTGGGTGACCGGTCCCCACCTGCACTTTGAGGTCCACGTCAACGGCGTGCCCTACGAACCCATGGGTTGGTTCGGGGAATCGAAGCATCGCGTATCTTGCTGGTCTGGATGAGTTGCGCATGCATCTCGCAGGATCTGGTCGATATCCCTAGGGGCGCGTAGCTGTGGCACGAGAGCAAGGCCGAAAGGTCGTCGCCCAGAATCGCAAAGCCCGCCATGACTACTCGATCATCGAGACGTTCGAGGCTGGCCTCGTTTTGCAAGGGACGGAAGTCAAGTCATTGCGCGCTGGGCACGCGTCGCTCGTTGATGGCTACGCGACCGTCGATGACGGCGAAATCTGGCTGCGCGGCGTTCATATCCCTGAGTACACCGAAGGCACCTGGACCAACCACGAACCGCGACGCAATCGAAAGCTGCTGCTTCGCCGCGATGAGATCGCCAAGATTGCCAACAAGACCCGCGAAGGTGGCCTGACAATCGTCCCGCTGGCGTTGTATTTCAAGGATGGCTACGCCAAGGTCGAGATCGCTCTGGCCAAGGGCCGCAAGTCGTACGATAAGCGCAACGCGATCGCAGAACGGGACGCCAAACGAGAGGCCGATCGGGCGATAGGTCGTCGTGCCAAGGGCTATGACGGCTGAGCCCCTCCGGATCATCGACGAGCTGGGGATCCCCGGGGTTGTCGACGTTCATACCCACTTCATGCCCGAGCCGGTCATGCAGAAGGTGTGGGCGGTTTTCGACCGGGCCGAGTCCGTCTACGGCGTGCCATGGCCCATTGAGTACCGGGATAGCGCGGACGCCCGGCTCACGATCCTGCGGTCGTTCGGGGTCAGGGCCTTCACATCGATGATCTATGCGCACAAGCCGGGAATGGCGGACTGGCTGAACCGGTGGTCGGCGGACTTTGCCGCGGCAACGCCCGATTGCATCCAGACCGCGACGTTCTATCCGGAGCCCGGGGTCCAGGATTACGTCAAGGCTGCGGTGGATTCCGGTGCGCGCTGCTTCAAGCTGCACCTGCAGGTGGGTGCCTTCGATCCACGAGACCCGCTACTGGATCCGGTGTGGGAACTCCTGGCGGATTCGGCCATCCCGATTGTCATTCACTGTGGGTCGGGACCGGTACCGGGTGAGTTCACCGGACCAGGTCCGGTACGCGATGTCCTGACGGCACACCCCAGACTGCAGCTGATCATCGCTCACATGGGCGCCCCCGAGTACGGGGGCTTCCTGGACCTAGCTGATGACTACCCCGGGGTCCGGTTGGACACCACCATGGCGTTCACCGCGTTCATGAACCAGCTCGCACCCTTTCCTGATGCCTTGAAACCTCGGCTGACTGATGCGGGTTTGCGCGGCGACGTGTTGTTTGGATCGGACTTCCCAAACATCCCCTACCCCTATGTCGAGGCGATCGATGCACTGGCGCAACTTGGGCTCGGTGATGTCTGGCTGCGCCAGGTCCTGTGGGGAGCGGGTGCCCGGCTGTTCGGGGTTCGCGCCTAGTCCGAAGTTCGACTGGCCCTACCTCGACCTAGCCGTGGTACCTGGCGAGCACGTCATCGAGGTCGCGGCGACGGCTGCTCACGACCATTGCCGATTCAGCGATGAGACTGTCTTGCCCGGGCGCGAAGCCCTGGGTCCGCAAGCGGACGTCGGCATCGAGAGCCTGACGCAGACTGTCCACCGCGTTGGCGACGTAGCGAGGCTGGATCGCCCGCTTATCCGTGGGAGCCACCGTCGAGAGTTCGAATAGCTGTTGGGACAGCGTGGACATCCGGGGAACGCCGTCGGTCCACGTCCGAACGAGTTCCGGGGTGCCCTTGGTTCGGTCGGCGACCGCGAGAGTGAGGGAGTCGGCAAACCAGCGCGCATCGGCCATGCGGATGTCAAAGGCGTGGTCCCAGCGCGACCGTTTGCGACTTGCGGCAGCCACCGAAAAGACGAGTACTAGCAGCACGACCACGGCAAAGCCAGCCGCGATCCATGACCACAGCGGCATGCCGGCGTAGAGGGTGGTCATTGTTACTGCAGTGGTATCCATGTCTCAATTCCCTTCCAGGGTCTGAGTAGGTCATGCCCCGCAGCGCCCCATCCACACACCACCGCGGGGTGTGATTCGACTTACATCCGACCTCGGTTGGCTCCCGACTTGGTCACCGGAGCGAGGCACTGTGTTGGGGTTGCCCACCCGTCGCGATCACACGGCGCTCCAAAGCGAAGTGACGTTTGTCGGTCGGCTGCGTAGACTCGGGGGATAACTACACAGGGGGTGAACGGTTTCGACATCGGTTATTGAGATGAGTGAAGCGTGCCGAGGATCAACGGTTATCTCGTTAACGACCCGTTGAAAACAACAAGTGCCGATTCAAATCGCACTGGTGTGTCAGCCAAGGCTGACGTCGCTCTCGCTGCCTAAGCGAAAGTGATAACCCGTCGGCCCAGGGGTGTCTCCCCTCGGGTGTCCGGCGTCGACTAGGAGACTCACCAACCGCTCCGGTCATCGGGAGCGCGAGGGACATCAAACAGTGACTGGGCCGCGTTTCCCGCAGGGTCGTACGACAGTGGGAAGGCCGAGAACGCGTTCAACACGACTACGCACGTAGAAGCCTCTGATTGGTACCGATGGACCCGGGTTCGATTCCCGGCACCTCCACACAGCGTCTCAAGCGGCGTCGACTGAGCTTCGCGCTCTGAGCGATTTCTCAGGTCCGCCTCGCACATCACTGACAGAGCCGTCCAGATACGATCGCGTTCACGTACCGAACCCAGTCGCCTCAAGCGAAGGAATCTGAATGTATTTGCATCTCTCATTGCCAGATCGGGCACAAATTGACCAACTGATGCTGGAGCGCCGGCCCGGCAGCGTCACGATCTACCTGGCAACTGAAGAGATCGGTGACAACCAGGCCCCCCGGGTCGTGTTGGCGAACCTCTGGCGTGACGCGCGCGGACAGTTAGAAGCGGCCGGTCAGGACAAACAAGTTTTGCTCGCCATGGATGAGATGCTCGACGACCTTGACGACGATGAGGATTTTTGGGCGCACCAAGCGCGCAGCCTGGCGGTATTCCTCACCGCAGACACCGTCTCTACCTTCCAACTCCCCAACCACCTTTCCGACTCGGTCCATGTGTCAGATCGTTTCCACCTCAAACCGCTATT
The sequence above is a segment of the Candidatus Nanopelagicales bacterium genome. Coding sequences within it:
- a CDS encoding peptidoglycan DD-metalloendopeptidase family protein gives rise to the protein MTTVRDTQTRDADRGSHRVRTVALLAGLTGLVSVAMVPSQASAGMAGAKPSLATPTNVNDQLASADDDLAGANKKVNAARKALDDAKAKLPNAQTQLAAAKASVAASQKAAAAAAAALNAAEKAVSSAQAEVVKIEAEVAALRARIAMLARAVYTSGGGFEELRILLDSSDPGQFAERMASIKRVSRGNNQTLGQLAEATALLARKLTEMRKLQDVAQQRRDDAAKQVQVTAAALSRTADAKATVDKLVAQQGAALRVAAGQRNSVKAMYDALLAEQRKIARKAREERAREKARQQRDKNSAGNSNGANSGGSSGGSSGGGNSGGHKGGGNSGGNSGGSSGGHLSWPTPGVSAGGRTGWRVHPVYGYHSCHTGDDIGAGAGTPIHAAAGGRVISIDYGGPYGNHTLISHGGGLSTMYAHQSRIVVRNGENVRRGEVIGYVGSTGWVTGPHLHFEVHVNGVPYEPMGWFGESKHRVSCWSG
- a CDS encoding amidohydrolase, with translation MTAEPLRIIDELGIPGVVDVHTHFMPEPVMQKVWAVFDRAESVYGVPWPIEYRDSADARLTILRSFGVRAFTSMIYAHKPGMADWLNRWSADFAAATPDCIQTATFYPEPGVQDYVKAAVDSGARCFKLHLQVGAFDPRDPLLDPVWELLADSAIPIVIHCGSGPVPGEFTGPGPVRDVLTAHPRLQLIIAHMGAPEYGGFLDLADDYPGVRLDTTMAFTAFMNQLAPFPDALKPRLTDAGLRGDVLFGSDFPNIPYPYVEAIDALAQLGLGDVWLRQVLWGAGARLFGVRA
- the smpB gene encoding SsrA-binding protein SmpB, whose translation is MAREQGRKVVAQNRKARHDYSIIETFEAGLVLQGTEVKSLRAGHASLVDGYATVDDGEIWLRGVHIPEYTEGTWTNHEPRRNRKLLLRRDEIAKIANKTREGGLTIVPLALYFKDGYAKVEIALAKGRKSYDKRNAIAERDAKREADRAIGRRAKGYDG